Proteins encoded in a region of the Ornithodoros turicata isolate Travis chromosome 3, ASM3712646v1, whole genome shotgun sequence genome:
- the LOC135387938 gene encoding F-box/LRR-repeat protein 14-like translates to MEPGWSPHGRSRSHISKLYPEILALIFSYLDVRDKGRVSQVCSAWREAAYHKSVWRGVEAKLHLRRANPSLFPSLVRRGIRRVQVLSLRRSLRDVVQGVPNLEALNMTGCFNLTDAWVSHAFVADMDSLTELNLSMCKQITDNSLGRIAQHLKSLETLDLGGCCNVTNTGLLLIAWGLKKLRSLNLRSCRSVSDAGIGHLAGMTPEAAEGTLDLEYLGLQDCQKLTDEALRYVSVGLCNLKSINLSFCASVTDSGLKHAARMPRLRELNLRSCDNISDVGMAYLAEGGSRISSLDVSFCDKAGDQGLLYISQGLFHLRCLSLNACPVSDDGIGRIARNVTDLHTLHIGQCGRITDKGLSLIADHLQQLRCIDLYGCTKITTVGLEKVMQLPHLSVLNLGLWQKQIR, encoded by the coding sequence ATGGAGCCTGGCTGGTCTCCGCACGGCCGATCGAGATCTCACATCTCGAAACTGTATCCAGAGATCCTAGCTCTAATCTTCAGTTACCTAGACGTACGCGACAAAGGCAGAGTGTCTCAAGTCTGCTCCGCATGGCGGGAAGCAGCGTATCACAAGAGTGTGTGGCGTGGAGTGGAGGCAAAGTTGCACTTGCGACGCGCAAACCCGTCTTTGTTCCCAAGTTTGGTACGGCGTGGGATTCGGCGGGTACAGGTGCTCAGTTTGCGACGGTCCCTTCGTGATGTGGTGCAGGGTGTACCCAACCTGGAAGCCCTCAACATGACTGGATGTTTCAACTTGACAGACGCCTGGGTGAGTCACGCCTTCGTCGCTGACATGGACTCTCTCACGGAGCTCAACCTCAGCATGTGCAAGCAGATCACGGACAACAGCTTGGGCAGGATAGCGCAGCATTTGAAGAGTCTCGAGACGCTAGACCTCGGGGGTTGTTGCAATGTGACCAACACCGGGCTGCTTCTGATCGCCTGGGGGCTGAAGAAACTTCGCAGCCTCAATCTTCGGAGTTGTCGGAGCGTCTCGGACGCGGGAATCGGCCACCTGGCCGGTATGACGCCCGAGGCGGCAGAAGGAACGCTCGATCTCGAGTACCTCGGCCTGCAGGACTGTCAGAAGCTAACGGACGAGGCGTTACGGTACGTCAGTGTCGGCTTGTGCAATCTGAAAAGTATCAACCTAAGTTTCTGTGCCAGTGTCACGGACTCTGGACTGAAACACGCTGCTCGCATGCCGCGGTTACGAGAGCTCAACCTGCGCTCCTGCGATAACATTTCCGACGTGGGCATGGCTTATCTCGCCGAAGGGGGTTCTAGGATCAGCTCGTTGGACGTGAGTTTCTGTGATAAGGCGGGGGACCAGGGTTTGCTCTACATCTCGCAGGGCTTGTTTCACTTGCGGTGTCTCagcctgaacgcctgccccgtaAGCGACGATGGCATCGGCAGGATCGCCAGGAATGTCACGGACCTGCACACGCTGCACATCGGCCAGTGCGGCCGCATCACGGACAAGGGACTCAGCCTTATCGCCGATCATCTTCAGCAGTTGAGGTGCATCGATCTGTACGGCTGCACGAAGATCACGACGGTGGGGTTGGAAAAGGTGATGCAATTGCCCCACTTGAGTGTCCTCAACCTGGGATTGTGGCAGAAACAGATTCGGTGA